TGGACCAACCGGGACGCCATGACCGCGAAGGAACTACCGGCGTCCATGGTGGTGCTCGGCGGAGGGGCCATCGGCGTCGAACTCGCCCAGGTCTTCGCCCGCTTCAAGTGCGCGGTCACGGTGATCGAGGGGCAGGACCGGCTGCTTGCTCAGGAGGAGCCCGAAGCCGGGGAGCTTGCCGCGGACGCGCTGCGCGCGGACGGTGTCACCGTCCTCACGGGCACGCGGGTGCGCCAGATCAGCCATGCCGGCACCGAATTCACCGTGCGCCTTGAGGGCGAGGGACAGCCGCTGACTGCCGAACGGCTCCTGGTCGCCACCGGACGCCACGCCGACCTGACCCCGCTGGCGGTCGACACCGTGGGACTCGACCCGTCAGCGCAATCCGTTCGCACGGATGGGCAGATGCGGGCCGGGGAGGGACTGTGGGCAGTCGGCGACATCACCGGTCGGGGCTCGTTCACCCATGTGTCGATGTACCAGGCGGAGATCGCCGTCCGGGACATCCTCGGGCAGGCCGGTCCGGACGCCGACTATCGGGCGCTGCCCCGCGTCACCTTCACCGATCCGGAGATCGGAGCCGTGGGGCTGACGGAGCGACAGGCGCGCGAACAGGGCCTGCGCGTGCGCACCAGCGTGGTGGCCGTCGCTTCCTCCACCCGCGGCTGGATCCACGGACCGGGCAACGAGGGATTCATCAAGCTCGTCGAAGATGCCGACCGGGGCGTGCTGATCGGTGC
The sequence above is a segment of the Streptomyces lydicus genome. Coding sequences within it:
- a CDS encoding dihydrolipoyl dehydrogenase family protein, producing MSAIEQADVVVLGLGPGGEYVAGTLAEAGLDVVGVEAELVGGECPYWACVPTKMMVRAGNLLAEAGRVSALAGEAVVTPDWARVAGRIREEATADWNDQVAADRFTAKGGRLVRGTGRLAGPRRVTVGDRTFEARRGVVLATGTRPRITPVPGLDGTPYWTNRDAMTAKELPASMVVLGGGAIGVELAQVFARFKCAVTVIEGQDRLLAQEEPEAGELAADALRADGVTVLTGTRVRQISHAGTEFTVRLEGEGQPLTAERLLVATGRHADLTPLAVDTVGLDPSAQSVRTDGQMRAGEGLWAVGDITGRGSFTHVSMYQAEIAVRDILGQAGPDADYRALPRVTFTDPEIGAVGLTERQAREQGLRVRTSVVAVASSTRGWIHGPGNEGFIKLVEDADRGVLIGATSAGPAGGEVLHGLNVAVHAEVPVDRLQHMIYAYPTVHRTIEAALGALR